One segment of Geomonas ferrireducens DNA contains the following:
- the ruvA gene encoding Holliday junction branch migration protein RuvA, producing the protein MIALLTGKIAYKAPDYVILDVNGVGYHVFIPFSTYYALPAEGGAATLQIHTSVKEDAINLYGFRTLQEKELFQLLIGVSGVGPKLANGILSNSEPAELADSLVNGNLARLSAIPGIGKKTAERLVLELKEKMKKLGMAHPAPGGAALPAKQEVREDVLSALINLGYKESVVQKALAELKVSEDGVTVESLLKQALKILMK; encoded by the coding sequence ATGATCGCCCTTCTGACCGGCAAGATCGCCTACAAGGCCCCCGATTACGTCATCCTGGACGTCAACGGCGTCGGCTACCACGTCTTCATCCCCTTCTCCACCTACTACGCCCTTCCCGCCGAGGGAGGTGCTGCGACGCTGCAGATCCACACCTCGGTGAAGGAGGACGCCATCAACCTGTACGGCTTCCGCACGCTCCAGGAGAAGGAACTCTTCCAGCTCCTGATCGGGGTCTCGGGTGTGGGTCCCAAACTCGCCAACGGCATCCTCTCCAACAGCGAGCCTGCCGAACTTGCCGACTCGCTGGTGAACGGCAACCTCGCGCGGCTCTCGGCGATCCCCGGCATCGGAAAGAAAACTGCGGAGCGCCTGGTGCTGGAACTAAAGGAAAAGATGAAGAAGCTCGGAATGGCACATCCGGCGCCGGGGGGAGCCGCTCTTCCCGCGAAGCAGGAGGTGCGCGAGGACGTTCTCTCCGCGCTGATCAACCTCGGCTACAAGGAATCCGTCGTTCAAAAGGCGCTCGCAGAGCTGAAAGTCTCGGAAGACGGTGTAACCGTCGAATCGCTCCTCAAGCAGGCCTTGAAAATCCTTATGAAATAG
- a CDS encoding CBS domain-containing protein, with translation MTKNPITIIPDISVTEGLRLMGEKKIRRLPVVDRSGRLVGIVSDRDLLQASPSPATSLAIWEIHDLLAKLTVEKCMAKDVITVSEDTPLEEAARIMVDSRIGGLPVVTDGKLVGIITESDLFNILLELLGGRRKGVRITVATTGAKGTLADVAKTIYEAGGDIVGLGFSEVDGNTSDTWVNTFKVQGVPKEKLVEAIRPHVREIMDVRETS, from the coding sequence ATGACAAAAAACCCGATAACCATCATTCCGGACATCTCGGTGACCGAAGGGCTGCGTCTGATGGGGGAAAAGAAGATCCGGCGCCTCCCCGTAGTAGACCGTTCCGGCCGACTGGTCGGGATCGTATCGGACCGCGATCTGCTGCAAGCCTCCCCCTCACCGGCGACCTCGCTCGCCATATGGGAGATCCACGACCTGCTTGCCAAGCTAACCGTAGAGAAGTGCATGGCAAAGGACGTGATCACCGTTTCCGAGGACACCCCGCTGGAGGAGGCCGCGCGCATCATGGTGGACAGCAGGATTGGCGGCCTGCCGGTGGTCACCGACGGCAAGCTCGTCGGCATCATCACCGAGTCCGATCTCTTCAACATCCTTCTCGAGCTTTTGGGGGGACGCCGTAAGGGCGTACGCATCACCGTTGCCACCACCGGCGCGAAGGGAACCCTGGCCGACGTCGCGAAGACCATCTACGAGGCGGGCGGGGACATCGTGGGGCTCGGCTTCAGCGAGGTCGACGGCAACACGAGCGACACCTGGGTGAACACCTTCAAGGTTCAGGGGGTTCCCAAGGAGAAGCTGGTTGAGGCGATCCGTCCGCACGTAAGGGAAATCATGGACGTGCGCGAAACTTCGTAG
- a CDS encoding MarC family protein gives MEAYSDFFFTVWIRFFFLLTPFFVLSTFLAMTPELTARERRATAFRVTLAVLVACFVLYSFGNTLFSLFGITLDSFRIGAGSLLFLSAVHMVHGDDSAPTSEKRDAISVVPLAIPVTVGPGTTGALLVMGAEVQHNWQVFVGLAALAMAVLCVGILLVCASSIEHIVGKKGITILSKLTGLFVAALAAQIVFTGVRNFLKVGA, from the coding sequence ATGGAAGCTTATTCGGATTTTTTCTTCACCGTGTGGATCAGGTTCTTCTTCCTGCTGACTCCCTTCTTCGTCCTCTCCACCTTCCTTGCCATGACCCCCGAGCTCACCGCAAGGGAACGGCGCGCCACCGCGTTCCGGGTGACCCTCGCGGTCCTCGTTGCCTGCTTCGTCCTCTACTCCTTCGGGAACACGCTCTTCTCCCTCTTCGGCATCACGCTCGACTCCTTCCGGATCGGTGCGGGGAGCCTTCTTTTCCTCTCCGCGGTGCACATGGTGCACGGTGACGACAGCGCACCTACAAGCGAGAAGCGCGACGCCATCTCCGTGGTACCTCTTGCGATCCCGGTGACCGTCGGGCCGGGGACCACCGGCGCGCTCCTCGTCATGGGTGCGGAGGTGCAGCACAACTGGCAGGTCTTCGTGGGGCTTGCCGCACTCGCCATGGCGGTTCTGTGCGTCGGCATCCTGCTCGTGTGCGCCTCCTCCATCGAGCACATAGTCGGCAAGAAGGGGATCACCATACTGAGCAAGCTGACCGGTCTCTTCGTCGCCGCGCTCGCCGCCCAGATCGTCTTCACCGGGGTCAGGAACTTCCTGAAAGTGGGCGCGTAA
- a CDS encoding YebC/PmpR family DNA-binding transcriptional regulator: MSGHNKWSTIKHKKGAADAKRGKIFTKLIKEITVAAKLGGGDPDGNPRLRTAIDKAKAENMPKDNVERAIKKGAGGLEGVNYEETTYEGYGPGGTAVLVEVMTDNRNRTVSDVRSTFSKCNGNMGEAGCVSWLFDKKGLLVFSKATDFDKLFEASIEAGADDVTDEEEQYEVLTDPTAFHQVKTALEAAGFKAESAEITMIPQTMVKLDGKNAENMLKLMDRLEDNDDVQNVYANFDISAEDMEKMM, encoded by the coding sequence ATGTCAGGCCATAATAAGTGGAGTACCATCAAGCACAAGAAAGGCGCCGCCGATGCCAAGCGCGGCAAAATTTTCACCAAGCTGATCAAGGAAATCACCGTTGCCGCAAAACTCGGCGGTGGCGACCCGGATGGGAACCCGCGCCTGAGAACTGCTATCGATAAGGCCAAGGCCGAGAACATGCCTAAGGACAACGTCGAGCGCGCCATCAAGAAGGGTGCGGGGGGGCTGGAAGGGGTCAACTACGAGGAGACCACCTACGAAGGTTACGGTCCGGGCGGCACCGCGGTGCTCGTCGAGGTCATGACCGACAACCGCAACCGCACCGTCTCCGACGTGCGCAGCACCTTCTCCAAATGCAACGGCAACATGGGTGAGGCCGGCTGCGTCTCCTGGCTCTTCGACAAGAAGGGGCTCCTGGTCTTCTCCAAGGCCACCGACTTCGACAAGCTCTTCGAGGCATCGATCGAGGCGGGCGCCGACGACGTGACGGATGAAGAAGAACAGTACGAAGTGCTGACCGACCCGACCGCGTTCCACCAGGTTAAGACCGCACTCGAAGCGGCCGGCTTCAAAGCGGAGTCCGCAGAGATCACCATGATCCCGCAGACCATGGTGAAGCTCGACGGCAAGAACGCAGAGAACATGCTGAAGCTCATGGACCGTCTCGAGGACAACGACGACGTCCAGAACGTCTACGCCAACTTCGACATCTCCGCCGAAGACATGGAAAAGATGATGTAG
- a CDS encoding methyl-accepting chemotaxis protein, translating into MLKNMKIGTRLLLSFGLVVLLLVGVAGTGYWGVKDGENTMVSVLDGEAKIAEHSARARANIVGMRRYEKDVFLNIADAKKVEEYYAKWNEEAGKGADRIADLEKVVRSKEDVEQVKIIKENFTTYRADFAKLAAAIQDGKVKSATEANNAAATFKDITHKMESTAIVMAQESTKIMEQEKIVVQKATQRVVFLLITISIVAVLIAVGLTLLVTASIRKPLQVGVDTANSLADGDLTIEIGQTAKDETGQLLASMKSMLNKLREVVTEVKAATDYVAQGSQELSSSSEEMSQGASEQAAAAEEASSSMEQMTSNIRQNADNAIQTEKIAVKSAEDAKEGGKAVLETVHAMKEIASKINIIEEIARQTNLLALNAAIEAARAGEHGKGFAVVASEVRKLAERSQKAAGEISELSANSVNIAERAGELLAKMVPDIQKTAELVQEISAASREQDTGAEQINKAIQQLDQVIQQNASASEEMSSTAEELASQAEQLQSTIAFFNIGETGRGRGGAAKAAKAAQKQPVKTMTAAKSGPQAGAHLGKAVGADLNMDEEFERF; encoded by the coding sequence ATGCTAAAAAACATGAAAATCGGGACAAGGTTGCTGCTGAGTTTCGGGCTCGTCGTCTTGCTGCTGGTCGGGGTCGCCGGCACCGGTTACTGGGGGGTCAAAGACGGTGAAAACACCATGGTCAGCGTCCTCGACGGTGAAGCCAAGATCGCCGAGCACTCCGCCAGGGCCAGGGCCAACATCGTGGGGATGAGGCGGTATGAAAAGGACGTATTCCTGAACATCGCCGACGCAAAGAAGGTGGAAGAGTACTACGCCAAGTGGAATGAGGAGGCGGGCAAGGGTGCCGACCGCATCGCCGACCTCGAGAAGGTGGTACGCAGCAAGGAAGACGTTGAACAGGTGAAGATCATCAAGGAAAACTTCACGACCTACCGGGCCGACTTCGCAAAATTGGCCGCCGCCATACAGGATGGAAAAGTGAAGAGTGCCACAGAGGCCAACAACGCTGCTGCCACCTTCAAGGATATAACCCACAAGATGGAGAGTACCGCCATCGTCATGGCCCAGGAGTCAACCAAGATCATGGAGCAGGAGAAGATTGTGGTCCAGAAGGCGACCCAGCGCGTGGTCTTCCTGCTGATCACCATTTCCATCGTTGCCGTGCTGATTGCCGTCGGCTTGACGCTGCTGGTCACGGCCAGCATCAGGAAGCCGCTCCAGGTCGGGGTCGATACCGCGAACAGTCTCGCCGACGGCGACTTGACCATCGAAATCGGGCAGACCGCCAAGGACGAGACCGGCCAGTTGCTGGCCTCGATGAAATCAATGCTCAACAAACTGAGAGAGGTGGTTACCGAGGTGAAGGCTGCCACCGATTACGTGGCGCAGGGAAGCCAGGAGCTATCCTCCAGTTCCGAGGAGATGTCGCAGGGTGCCAGCGAGCAGGCGGCGGCAGCCGAGGAAGCCTCTTCCAGCATGGAACAGATGACCTCAAACATCCGGCAAAACGCCGACAACGCGATCCAGACCGAGAAGATCGCGGTGAAGTCCGCGGAAGACGCGAAAGAAGGGGGCAAGGCGGTCCTGGAAACGGTGCACGCCATGAAGGAGATTGCCAGCAAGATAAACATCATCGAGGAGATCGCGCGTCAGACCAACCTCCTCGCGCTCAACGCCGCCATCGAGGCGGCCCGCGCCGGCGAGCACGGCAAGGGGTTCGCGGTGGTGGCAAGCGAGGTGAGAAAGCTCGCCGAGCGGAGCCAGAAGGCGGCAGGGGAGATCTCGGAATTATCCGCCAACAGCGTGAACATCGCCGAACGCGCAGGCGAACTTCTCGCCAAGATGGTGCCCGACATCCAGAAGACCGCCGAGCTGGTCCAGGAAATCAGCGCCGCCAGCCGCGAGCAGGATACCGGTGCCGAGCAGATCAACAAGGCGATCCAGCAACTCGACCAGGTCATCCAGCAAAACGCCAGCGCCTCCGAAGAGATGTCCTCGACCGCGGAGGAACTCGCCTCGCAGGCGGAGCAGCTGCAGTCGACCATAGCCTTCTTCAACATAGGCGAAACCGGCAGGGGGAGAGGCGGCGCCGCCAAAGCGGCCAAAGCCGCGCAAAAACAACCTGTCAAGACGATGACCGCAGCAAAGAGCGGGCCCCAGGCCGGCGCGCACCTGGGCAAAGCGGTCGGTGCAGACCTCAACATGGACGAGGAGTTCGAGAGATTCTAG
- the ruvC gene encoding crossover junction endodeoxyribonuclease RuvC has translation MIILGIDPGSRKTGYGLISKQGNRLLHIDNGAIFTDKAKDFPQRLEKIFSGLSAIIAEYQPEVVAVEDVFLAKNAMSALKLGQARGAAIVAAVNVGLPVHEYTAMQVKQAVVGTGRAEKAQVQQMIKALLNLPEIAQEDASDALAVAICHAHSAGIGALLKSLR, from the coding sequence ATGATCATCCTCGGCATAGACCCAGGCTCGCGCAAGACCGGCTACGGCCTCATCTCAAAGCAGGGCAACCGCCTGCTACACATCGATAACGGTGCCATCTTCACCGACAAGGCGAAGGACTTCCCGCAGCGGCTGGAGAAGATCTTCTCCGGGCTCTCCGCCATCATCGCCGAGTACCAGCCGGAAGTGGTGGCGGTGGAAGACGTCTTTCTCGCGAAGAACGCCATGAGCGCGCTGAAGCTCGGTCAGGCACGCGGTGCGGCCATCGTCGCCGCGGTGAACGTGGGGCTCCCGGTGCACGAGTACACCGCCATGCAGGTGAAACAGGCGGTGGTGGGAACGGGGCGTGCCGAAAAGGCGCAGGTACAGCAGATGATCAAGGCGCTTTTGAACCTCCCGGAAATCGCCCAGGAAGACGCCTCCGACGCCCTGGCCGTCGCCATCTGCCACGCCCACTCCGCCGGCATCGGCGCCCTGCTGAAAAGCCTGAGGTAA
- a CDS encoding DnaA/Hda family protein has translation MQLIFDFPVVPRFGFENFVVCSGNRTAYQFAQRLASGSDAENLLYVYGPEGSGKTHLLTALAVALDGRYFSFRDAASLYRGDFRNEGPSPLAEHFAGANALILDDLNLLPDNQEVRVELWELFNAFYSAGKKIVISGLTPPKELPNLDGHLTSRLLWGLVARMDVSDDDSRRMILKKLAEDRQMALPDDVIDEMLLKVRRDIPSLVYALETINRTAIATKRKVSLRLAKEIFKNG, from the coding sequence ATGCAGCTTATCTTCGATTTCCCCGTCGTCCCGCGCTTCGGATTTGAAAACTTCGTCGTCTGCAGCGGCAACAGGACCGCCTACCAGTTCGCCCAAAGGCTCGCCTCGGGCAGCGACGCGGAAAACCTCCTCTACGTCTACGGTCCAGAGGGGTCGGGGAAAACCCACCTTCTGACCGCGCTTGCCGTCGCCCTGGACGGGAGATACTTCTCCTTCCGTGACGCAGCTTCCCTCTACCGCGGCGACTTCCGCAACGAAGGCCCCTCGCCGCTCGCCGAGCACTTCGCCGGCGCCAATGCGCTCATCCTTGACGACTTGAACCTTTTGCCCGACAACCAGGAGGTTCGCGTCGAGCTTTGGGAACTCTTCAACGCCTTCTATAGCGCCGGGAAAAAGATCGTCATCTCCGGACTCACCCCGCCGAAGGAGCTTCCCAACCTGGACGGGCACCTGACCAGCCGCCTGTTGTGGGGTCTCGTCGCCCGCATGGACGTCTCCGACGACGATTCAAGACGCATGATCCTGAAAAAGCTCGCCGAGGACCGGCAGATGGCCCTGCCGGACGACGTGATCGACGAGATGCTTTTAAAGGTGAGGCGCGACATCCCCTCGCTGGTCTACGCGCTGGAGACCATCAACCGCACCGCCATCGCCACCAAGAGAAAGGTGAGCCTGAGGCTCGCGAAGGAAATCTTCAAGAACGGCTGA
- a CDS encoding NAD(P)H-quinone oxidoreductase produces MKAVLMEGFGGVEVLKVGEMEKPAPKENEVLVKVYATSINRPDLVQREGKYPPPPGDSEILGLEVAGVIEALGSGVTGWKVGDRVVSLVGGGGYAEYAVAYANHLMAIPDTVSFEEAACICESYITAFLNVFMIGGLQDGETALLHGGGGGVNTAAIQLCKALAPNSKLIVTASPEKIERVKELGADLVINFRENPDFTEIVKEFTSKKGVDVILDHVGAKYLGPNMNSLGYKGRLVIIGVISGIKAELNLALMMVKRQQIIGSVLRSRPVSEKGEIATEFVRRAMPKFADRTIVPIIEKVFPIEEVVAAHRMMEEDKHFGKIVLKVAQ; encoded by the coding sequence ATGAAAGCGGTACTGATGGAAGGCTTTGGCGGGGTCGAGGTGCTCAAGGTAGGCGAGATGGAGAAACCGGCGCCCAAGGAAAACGAGGTGCTGGTGAAGGTCTACGCGACCTCCATCAACCGTCCCGACTTGGTGCAGCGCGAAGGGAAGTATCCTCCCCCGCCGGGCGATTCCGAGATCCTCGGCCTCGAGGTTGCCGGCGTGATCGAGGCGCTCGGCTCGGGCGTCACCGGCTGGAAGGTGGGTGACCGGGTGGTGTCGCTGGTAGGTGGCGGCGGCTACGCCGAGTACGCCGTGGCTTACGCGAACCACCTGATGGCGATTCCCGATACGGTCAGCTTCGAGGAAGCCGCCTGCATCTGCGAGTCCTACATCACCGCGTTTTTGAACGTCTTCATGATCGGCGGGCTGCAGGACGGCGAGACCGCGCTTTTGCACGGTGGCGGCGGCGGGGTGAACACCGCAGCGATCCAGCTCTGCAAGGCGCTCGCCCCCAACTCCAAGCTGATCGTCACCGCTTCCCCTGAGAAGATCGAACGCGTTAAGGAGCTCGGCGCGGACCTCGTGATCAACTTCCGCGAGAACCCGGATTTCACCGAGATCGTGAAGGAGTTCACCAGCAAGAAGGGGGTCGACGTGATCCTCGACCATGTCGGCGCCAAGTACCTCGGGCCCAACATGAACTCCCTGGGGTACAAGGGGAGGCTCGTCATCATCGGCGTCATCTCCGGCATCAAGGCGGAGCTGAACCTCGCCCTCATGATGGTGAAGCGCCAGCAGATCATCGGCAGCGTGCTCCGCTCCCGTCCCGTCTCCGAGAAGGGGGAGATCGCGACCGAGTTTGTGCGTCGCGCCATGCCGAAGTTCGCCGACCGCACCATCGTCCCGATCATCGAGAAGGTGTTCCCGATCGAAGAGGTGGTCGCCGCACACCGCATGATGGAAGAAGACAAACACTTCGGCAAGATCGTGCTGAAGGTAGCGCAATAG
- a CDS encoding methylenetetrahydrofolate reductase has translation MKIVEKMDRLQKQFISLEFFPPKDKNEWPAFFAVADRLAQLQPLFASVTYGAGGSTKGDTLEIVSRLRNEHGLDTMAHLTCIGAYRGDLQLFLDRLVETGVDNVLALRGDLPQDAPPEFSACRTLLHASDLAAFIKECHPDMGIGVAGYPEVHPEAVDAEHDLSYLKLKLDQGGDFAITQLFFDNDNYFDFVAKARSIGVDKPIIPGIIPVVSLKVIQRIISLCGATLPAAYLAELEEADRQGGAAAVQKVGVAHARKQAEELLAAGVPGVHIYTLNRDQVVLDLVDGLLP, from the coding sequence ATGAAGATAGTCGAAAAGATGGACCGCCTGCAAAAGCAGTTCATCTCCCTTGAATTCTTTCCACCAAAAGACAAGAACGAATGGCCCGCCTTCTTCGCGGTGGCGGACCGCCTGGCGCAGTTGCAGCCGCTCTTCGCCTCGGTCACCTACGGTGCCGGCGGGAGCACCAAGGGGGACACCCTCGAGATCGTGAGCCGGCTGAGAAACGAGCACGGCCTCGACACCATGGCGCATCTCACCTGCATCGGCGCCTACCGCGGCGATCTGCAGCTCTTCCTGGACCGGCTGGTCGAGACCGGGGTCGACAACGTCCTCGCCCTCAGGGGCGATCTTCCGCAGGATGCCCCGCCGGAATTTTCCGCCTGCCGCACCCTCCTGCATGCCTCCGACCTCGCCGCCTTCATCAAGGAGTGCCACCCTGACATGGGGATAGGCGTTGCGGGGTACCCCGAGGTGCACCCGGAGGCGGTGGATGCCGAGCACGACCTTTCGTACCTGAAGCTCAAGCTGGACCAGGGGGGGGACTTCGCCATCACCCAGCTCTTCTTCGACAACGATAACTACTTCGATTTCGTCGCCAAGGCCCGTTCCATCGGCGTTGACAAGCCTATCATTCCCGGTATCATCCCGGTGGTGAGCCTCAAGGTGATCCAGCGCATCATCTCGCTTTGCGGGGCGACACTCCCAGCGGCGTACCTCGCCGAGCTCGAGGAGGCCGATCGCCAGGGCGGGGCGGCCGCGGTGCAGAAGGTTGGTGTCGCGCATGCGCGCAAACAGGCCGAGGAGCTTCTGGCCGCTGGGGTCCCTGGGGTGCACATCTACACGTTGAACCGCGATCAGGTCGTGCTTGATCTGGTCGACGGGCTGTTACCGTAG
- the ruvB gene encoding Holliday junction branch migration DNA helicase RuvB — MTTRFISAERTEEDLLEASLRPRALADYVGQEKAKGNLGLFIDAARGRGEALDHVLLYGPPGLGKTTLANIIACEMGVNIKSTSGPVIERPGDLAAILTNLEPHDVLFIDEIHRLSHVVEEILYPAMEDFQLDIIIGQGPSARTIKLDLPKFTLVGATTRAGLLSSPLRDRFGVISRLEFYTHEELAFIITRSARIFGMEIAPEGAMELARRSRGTPRIANRLLRRVRDFAQVRADGVITREVADQALALLEIDDMGFDYMDRAILLTIIDKFGGGPVGLDTISAAISEESDTIEDVYEPFLIQNGFLNRTPRGRVATAAAYSHFGRVAPEPPQGKLF, encoded by the coding sequence ATGACCACCCGCTTTATCAGCGCCGAGAGAACCGAAGAAGACCTCCTCGAGGCATCGCTGCGCCCCCGTGCGCTGGCCGATTATGTAGGGCAGGAAAAGGCGAAAGGGAACCTCGGGCTCTTCATCGACGCCGCGCGCGGCAGGGGCGAGGCGCTGGACCACGTACTTCTTTACGGCCCGCCGGGACTGGGCAAGACCACCCTCGCCAACATCATCGCCTGCGAGATGGGGGTGAACATAAAGTCAACTTCGGGCCCGGTGATCGAGCGCCCCGGAGACCTCGCCGCCATCCTCACCAACCTGGAACCGCACGACGTCCTCTTCATCGACGAGATCCACCGTCTCTCCCATGTGGTCGAGGAGATCCTCTACCCCGCCATGGAAGACTTCCAGCTCGACATCATCATCGGGCAGGGGCCGAGCGCCCGCACCATCAAGCTCGATCTCCCGAAGTTCACCCTGGTGGGCGCCACCACACGTGCCGGGCTTCTCTCCTCACCGCTTAGAGACCGCTTCGGCGTAATCTCACGCCTGGAGTTCTACACCCACGAGGAACTCGCCTTCATCATCACCCGTTCCGCGCGCATCTTCGGCATGGAGATCGCGCCGGAGGGCGCCATGGAGCTAGCACGCAGGAGCCGGGGCACCCCAAGGATCGCGAACCGCCTTCTGCGCCGCGTGCGCGACTTCGCCCAGGTGCGCGCCGACGGCGTGATCACGCGCGAGGTGGCGGACCAGGCCCTGGCACTTCTCGAGATCGACGACATGGGGTTCGACTACATGGACCGCGCCATCCTTCTGACCATCATCGACAAGTTCGGCGGGGGGCCGGTGGGGCTCGACACCATCTCGGCCGCCATCAGCGAGGAGAGCGACACCATCGAGGACGTGTACGAGCCGTTTCTCATCCAGAACGGATTCCTGAACCGCACCCCGAGGGGGCGCGTCGCGACCGCCGCCGCCTACAGCCACTTCGGCAGGGTGGCACCTGAGCCGCCGCAGGGCAAGTTGTTTTAG
- a CDS encoding ABC-F family ATP-binding cassette domain-containing protein, with product MISASNVTLSYGKRVLFKDVNIKFTPGNCYGLIGANGAGKSTFLKILAGDIDPDKGEISIGKGRLAVLKQDQFAYDEHTVFNTVIMGHKKLYEVMAEREAIYSKPEFSEEDGIRSAELEAEFAEMNGYEAESEAAVLLNGLGIPEELRGKLMKELEAGDKVRVLLAQALFGNPDVLLLDEPTNHLDLKSIAWLEDFLYRFQNTVIVVSHDRHFLNQVCTHIADIDFSRIQVYVGNYDFWYQASQLNLKQRQDESKKVQDKAAELKEFIQRFSSNASKAKQATSRKKLLEKLTIEDMPVSSRKYPYVVFKPERPCGDIILEVKGLSKTVDGVQLFKDLDLIVRKNDKIAFVGSNSLAKSTLFQILAGELEPDEGTYRWGITITNAYFPKENGDYFKGDLNLIEWLGQYSPPTEGESFARGFLGRMLFSGDEATKKTSVLSGGERVRCMLSRMMLAGANALILDEPTNHLDLESITALNNGLISYTEVVLFSSHDHEFVSTVANRIIEITPGGIIDRDMNFDDYLEDADVLAERERLCNGHAELSL from the coding sequence ATGATCAGCGCATCAAACGTCACCCTCTCCTACGGCAAGAGGGTGCTCTTCAAGGATGTAAACATAAAGTTCACCCCGGGCAACTGTTACGGGCTCATCGGCGCCAACGGCGCGGGGAAGTCGACCTTCCTCAAAATCCTCGCGGGCGACATCGACCCGGACAAGGGGGAGATCTCGATCGGCAAGGGTAGGCTCGCGGTCCTGAAGCAGGACCAGTTCGCCTACGACGAGCACACCGTGTTCAACACCGTCATCATGGGGCACAAGAAACTCTATGAGGTGATGGCCGAGCGCGAGGCGATCTATTCGAAGCCGGAGTTCAGCGAGGAGGACGGCATCCGTTCCGCCGAACTGGAGGCCGAGTTCGCCGAGATGAACGGCTACGAGGCGGAGAGCGAGGCCGCAGTACTCTTAAACGGCCTCGGCATCCCCGAGGAGTTGCGCGGCAAGCTGATGAAGGAGTTGGAAGCGGGTGACAAGGTACGCGTGCTTTTGGCCCAGGCCCTTTTCGGGAACCCGGACGTGCTCCTTCTGGACGAGCCTACCAACCACCTGGACCTGAAATCGATCGCATGGCTTGAAGACTTCCTGTACCGCTTCCAGAATACCGTGATCGTCGTATCCCACGACCGACACTTCTTGAACCAGGTCTGCACCCACATAGCCGACATCGACTTCAGCCGCATCCAGGTTTACGTCGGGAACTACGACTTCTGGTACCAGGCGAGCCAACTGAACCTGAAGCAGCGCCAGGACGAGAGCAAGAAGGTCCAGGACAAGGCCGCCGAACTGAAGGAGTTCATCCAGCGCTTCTCGTCCAACGCATCGAAGGCGAAGCAGGCGACCTCCAGGAAGAAGCTTCTGGAGAAACTCACCATCGAGGACATGCCGGTATCCTCCCGCAAGTACCCGTACGTGGTCTTCAAGCCGGAGCGCCCCTGCGGCGACATCATCCTCGAGGTGAAGGGGCTTTCCAAGACGGTGGACGGGGTGCAACTCTTCAAGGACCTGGACCTGATCGTCAGGAAGAACGACAAGATCGCCTTCGTGGGGAGCAATTCGCTCGCGAAGAGCACCCTGTTCCAGATCCTCGCGGGCGAATTGGAGCCGGACGAGGGTACCTACCGCTGGGGCATCACCATAACCAACGCGTACTTCCCGAAGGAGAACGGCGACTACTTCAAGGGAGACCTGAACCTGATCGAGTGGCTGGGGCAGTACTCCCCGCCGACCGAGGGCGAGAGCTTCGCGCGCGGCTTTTTGGGCAGGATGCTCTTCTCCGGCGATGAGGCGACCAAGAAGACCAGCGTCCTCTCCGGCGGCGAGCGAGTCCGCTGCATGCTCTCCAGGATGATGCTCGCTGGCGCGAACGCGCTGATTCTTGACGAGCCGACAAACCATCTGGACCTTGAGTCCATCACGGCCCTGAACAACGGCCTCATCTCCTACACCGAGGTGGTGCTCTTCTCCTCCCACGACCACGAGTTCGTCTCCACCGTGGCGAACCGGATCATCGAGATCACGCCGGGCGGCATCATCGACCGCGACATGAACTTCGACGACTACCTCGAGGACGCCGACGTCCTCGCCGAGCGCGAGAGGCTGTGCAACGGCCACGCCGAACTCAGCCTGTAG